TTCCTTTTCCGATCCAATTGAACCTCTATTTTCATAAAATCCTCTAATCTAatctttgattttttatttatttattttatgatcACGTTGCCTGGTGTACAAGTTCAAGTCCTAATCAAGTTCATGTcatataatttaacaaaaaacgTTTATTTTGACTTAACTTCACACAAAAATGTATCAAGATGGAACTTAATTTATAATGGGTTGTGCACATGAGACCAAAAATCTATCTAGTGGAAAAAATTTATCAAGATGTAACTTAATTTAAAATGAGTTGTGCAAACGAGACCAAAAAATTATCAGTGATCCACTTGATACATTAAAACGAAGCAAGTGACCTAATTAATGATTAACCCTATATTTAAGTTAATTGCAGGGGTCAAGTTGACAACTTTTGATATGTcattacaaattacaaaaagCAGTAATTCCAAATTTGACTATAGTTACTAGATAGTCATACCTGAAATGGCGCCTCTGCCAATTTGATTAGGTTGGCCAACTGCTGCAGAACCTGATAATTGACAACCTTGCGCCTAAAAGAGTTGCTTGCAACAAGATTAACAACAACCGGAAACAAGTGAATACTACTTCTGGGAGCAGCTCTACTAGTTGGGGTAGTGTGCCCTTGTCGTCTTCCTCCCATCAGTAGCTGAATATCTCCTGTTATACTTTCCAGTATGCCAGGAACAACTGATGCCACAACATTAAAAAATGCATCAGAACACTGCTGCACATAGCTATCCTTCTCCTTGACCAGTCTCTCCACAGTAGAGAGGAACTTTGTATTGCAGAAAAAATGTGGCAATAACCTCCTTGAATTCTTACAAAGTAGAGCCACAAAGACAACTACCTTGCCTTTCAAGACATTACTTCCCTGCTCAATTAGGGTCATGAGATTTGGGACAAGATTCTTATCTTCTATCATGGGATGAAGGTAGCGGCCAATGTTTGTAAACATATGGCTCCCAAGCATGGCCATGTTCAGCAGGTTTAAGCAAATTTGTTGTTCACGTGGACTACCCTTGATAAGCGCTGCTGCTGTATCTTTAAATGAAAGTTTCTCGATGACCTGTTGAATGCTAAGAGGGCTGAAACGCACAAGACGTACTAAACAAGAGCCTGCCGTGAGCCTTATGCTCTCCTGTTTACCTGGAGCCTTACATATATAACAAAGGTTATTAATTACATCTTGGCTGGTAAAACGAGTTGCCCAGTGTGCTCCTTGACTAGAAATATTTTCTATTGTTCTCAAAGCGTAAAGCTGGGTAATATCATCTTCCCCCTTCCGTAAGAGTGATGTCACCAATGAAATTAGAGGACTCGACACCTGTTCAGAGAAGCGAATATATAGGGAAAGAAGTGAATAAATGAGAGTACGTATGCAAAAACATGTTTTTGGTATTACATACAAATTATAAGGCTTTGCATTAAGTGCTCAGAGTAAACTAGAACAAATAACTGAATAATAATTATAGTACACCATCTTAATACATTTGAGACAATTTATAGAATCTGAAATATAACAAACTAATAACAAAACCAAACATCTTAAGCAGCCCAACTACAAAGACAGGCAATTGACAGTAATAAAAGAAGTTTACCTGCCAGCCAAATGACGGCCGGGCCTCCTTTGATGGAGACTCTGGTTGAGTACTGTCTTTCGAATGCTCATTTTGAGTAGAGATATAAAAGAGCAACTCACCTAGAGCAGCCATAGAAAACCTCCGCACCTTTTCTTGGCGGTCTCTTAGACCATCAGTTAGTGACCCTAATATTCCAGAATTCGACAAATCATCATCAATATAAGTAGAATGACGGATCAATAAGCCTATGAGCGAAGCAAGCTGCACACGTAAAGCTGAAGCCTTGGACTGTCGCAGCATTTTGACGATGACAAGCATCACTGACCCATTAGTTAAAATGTTGGCAGCATCAGGGTTGCTACTTAGCATCTCAAGGTATCTAATTACATTTTGCTTCTCACCAGTAGCAGTGTTCCCACTGACGATTGTTATCACCCTACTGCTGAATGCATCCAACTGCGGTTTGgaaaatttaacaaaatcagATGCTGGCAGTGCTTCAAAGGGAAGAGATGGTGCTGTCTCTGATCCTTTATCAGCCTTTTTGCTGGGCATAACAGGTCTTACCGAAAGATCTGATGGATGCCAAAGCACCTGTGATAGGACAGGGGGTGATCTGGAATTATCAGAGTCAGGAGCACAATTTGAACCTTCCTTAATCCTTGGGGTCTTGATCTGAGGACTGATGCTAGGCGGAGTAGCAGGCACATCGATATGTTCCAACATGGATTCTTGGTCAATAGTTTTAGAGTCATCAGACACAGGTGTGCTGGAAGCAGGCGATATGTCCATCTCTTCGACAGTCCCTTCACCATGATTAGGGGTTGGAGTATTTTCTTCAGGATTACTGGTACGATTATCAGACCCGTCAGGCTCATCATGTGTTTCATCCTCAGTGTTTTCATCAAAGTCAAGTTCCATATCTGTGTTCTCAATTTTTACTTCAGAGTCATTAT
This genomic window from Daucus carota subsp. sativus chromosome 7, DH1 v3.0, whole genome shotgun sequence contains:
- the LOC108193319 gene encoding serine/threonine-protein kinase RUNKEL, which produces MNHFHIYEAIGHGKYSTVYKGRKKKSIEYFAIKSVDKSHKSKILQEVKILHSLDHPNVLKFNSWYETTAHLWLVLEYCVGGDLMTLLKQDSKLPEDSIHDLARDLLRALQFLHSKGIIYCDLKPSNILLDENGRTKLCDFGLSRRLSDISKTPSSQLPQAKRGTPCYMAPELFQDGGVHSFASDFWALGCVLYECYVGQPPFIGKEFTQLVNSVLSDPTPSLPGTPSRPFVNLINSLLIKDPAERIQWTEICGHAFWRTKFTMLHLPPQPAFTNMLEIFTKPYHSEQNSEKPLQNKTPPRNRERDLRGHCRQDENSTLGSRGNDTPSKGISSARKPLAKASTRGADEKHRDLSSNTRRVNLLRLSRIAKSNLQRENEKENYRRPLPNNSDNDSEVKIENTDMELDFDENTEDETHDEPDGSDNRTSNPEENTPTPNHGEGTVEEMDISPASSTPVSDDSKTIDQESMLEHIDVPATPPSISPQIKTPRIKEGSNCAPDSDNSRSPPVLSQVLWHPSDLSVRPVMPSKKADKGSETAPSLPFEALPASDFVKFSKPQLDAFSSRVITIVSGNTATGEKQNVIRYLEMLSSNPDAANILTNGSVMLVIVKMLRQSKASALRVQLASLIGLLIRHSTYIDDDLSNSGILGSLTDGLRDRQEKVRRFSMAALGELLFYISTQNEHSKDSTQPESPSKEARPSFGWQVSSPLISLVTSLLRKGEDDITQLYALRTIENISSQGAHWATRFTSQDVINNLCYICKAPGKQESIRLTAGSCLVRLVRFSPLSIQQVIEKLSFKDTAAALIKGSPREQQICLNLLNMAMLGSHMFTNIGRYLHPMIEDKNLVPNLMTLIEQGSNVLKGKVVVFVALLCKNSRRLLPHFFCNTKFLSTVERLVKEKDSYVQQCSDAFFNVVASVVPGILESITGDIQLLMGGRRQGHTTPTSRAAPRSSIHLFPVVVNLVASNSFRRKVVNYQVLQQLANLIKLAEAPFQGRDEFQINLLRTIESITEETYVISENPKIFICNILPTLSVTYKGQKDGDARFLCLKIWFDVIDVVLCELSRDHQSLEDLKSTCSNYFIPLYPSLKEDEDPIPIYAEKLFEKLVQFNLQHA